The genomic DNA TTGATGCGGCAACAGCAGCCCCTTATAGACGATGGTGTTGGCCGACAAACTGGATACATAGAAGTGTTCCCGTCCTTGAATGGCCGACTCCGCCACGGCCTTTTCGACCCGCTTGCGGACCACATATAGCTTTCTCTCGAACTGCGCCTCGTTCAAGGCGTCGCGCGCGATGAAGATCTGCCGCATGAACGGCTCCGTCGTTCGCGCTTGGTCGCCGATCCGGTCACTCTTGACCGGCACGTCTCGCCAACCGAGCAAACGCAGGCCTTCTTCCACAAGAATTTCGACGAACAGCTTTTCACACAGTCGTCGGGAATCCGCGTCGGGCGGAAGAAACAGCTGTCCCACTCCATACTCGCCGACATCCGGCAACGATACGCCGACATCCCCCGCGACCCGTTTGAAGAACGTGTGCGAGATTTGCAAAAGAATTCCGGCCCCATCTCCCGTGTAGGGATCACTGCCCTGCGCTCCACGATGGGTAAGATTCTCCAATACTTGAAGTCCTTTACGGACTATGTCATGTGATTTCTTCCCTTTGATGTTGACCACGAAGCCGATCCCGCAGGAATCCGTTTCATATTGGGGATCGTAAAGTCCTTGGCGGCGGGGAAACCCGGGAATGTTCATATGTCTATCTCGTTCAAAGAAAGAGAGTTTCCTTATTGGATGGAGAACGGGCAAGCGAGAAACGTTGGAGTGGATTTGCCCCCATAGCACTCAGGGTGAACCCCACCCGCTTGTTAGGATGGGAACTTACTGGATGGGTCATTCTTCTGTCAAGGTTACTAAGTTTATACCGCTTTCAATTGCTTGACTTTATTTCCTCGGCTGCCATACCATCCGCCGCATGGCACAAGGTCCAGCGATCGCAACCCTACACAGCATGTCGGACGTGTGGGATGCCTACCGTAGTGAACTGGACGGAGTGGAGGATCGAGTCAAGAAGAACCTTGACTCCAGCGTGACCTTGGTCAATACGGTCGCCGCTCACATCTTGAGCGGTGGCGGCAAACGCATCAGGCCCCTACTCCTCCTCTTGGCGGCTCGCCTCTGTGGCTATCCCGGAACCGAGCACCATCAGCTCGGCAGCATCGTGGAATTCATCCATACCGCTACCCTCTTACACGACGATGTCGTTGATGACGCCGATCTTCGGAGAGGCAGAAGAACCGCTCGCAAGGTCTGGGGAAACCAGATCAGCATTCTGGTCGGCGACTATCTCTATACGAAGGCCATGTGCAAAGTCGTAGAATTCCAAAGCCAGGGAATCAATGAAGTCCTTGCCGAAGCCTGCAAGAAAATGGCGGAAGGTGAAGTCCTTCAATTGTACTATAACGGGAACCCCTCGATGCCGGAGATCGATTATATCAAGATCGTCGAGCACAAGACCGCTGGTTTGATTGCCGCGGCCTGCCGCATGGGGGCCATTTTGGCCGAGGTTTCGGAAACACAACAGACGGCGCTGTTCCGCTTCGGCCAGTATCTCGGCATCGCCTTTCAAGTCGCCGACGATACCTTGGATTACATCGCAAACGGCGAGTCGCTCGGGAAAACAATCGGCCAAGACCTCCGGCAGGGAAAAGCGACGCTGCCCCTGCTGCATCTGTTGCAGCATTGCTCAGAGCAGGACCGCCAGATGATCAAGGATCGAATGGAAACACGGACTCTCAGCACCGCCGATCTTGAACGTATCCTGTTCCTGATGGCCGATTTCGGCTCGATTACCTATGCTATGGACCGCGCGAGCGCCTATATCGCCGCCGCCAAACATGAGCTCGAACGCTTCGACGATAGCACTGCACGGCGCGCGCTGTCCGTCACCGCTGATTATATGATTACCCGCGACCGGTAGCTGCTTCCCGCCAGCTGGAAGGACGCTGGGCCGTAGGAACGGCACGGCGTAGGGCGAAAGGATCCTACTCTCTCCTGTAACCATCAAACCGTCGTCGCCGTCACGACATTGCCGAGAGGTTGTTCATGTCACAGATCATTCCGTTTCAGGGCATGCTGTACGACCAGACGCTCGTAGGTTCCATCAGCGATGTGGTCGCCCCGCCGTACGATATCATTGATGCGGAGGAACAGAAACGGCTCCACGACCGCCACCCTCACAACATTATCCGAATGGAATTAGGGCTTGACCAGACCGGTGACAACCCTGCTCACAACCGGTATACCCGCGCTGCGACCACGCTGCAGACCTGGCTCAATGAAGGTATTCTCAAGCGTGACGCACGACCGGCCGTCTACT from Nitrospira sp. includes the following:
- a CDS encoding Octaprenyl diphosphate synthase, yielding MAQGPAIATLHSMSDVWDAYRSELDGVEDRVKKNLDSSVTLVNTVAAHILSGGGKRIRPLLLLLAARLCGYPGTEHHQLGSIVEFIHTATLLHDDVVDDADLRRGRRTARKVWGNQISILVGDYLYTKAMCKVVEFQSQGINEVLAEACKKMAEGEVLQLYYNGNPSMPEIDYIKIVEHKTAGLIAAACRMGAILAEVSETQQTALFRFGQYLGIAFQVADDTLDYIANGESLGKTIGQDLRQGKATLPLLHLLQHCSEQDRQMIKDRMETRTLSTADLERILFLMADFGSITYAMDRASAYIAAAKHELERFDDSTARRALSVTADYMITRDR